A window of Candidatus Nitrospira allomarina genomic DNA:
ATGAAGCCTTGGGATCGTACTTGGAAGAAAATCCCTCGGTGGCCAAAAAAATCGTCGGGAAGTCTGTGGATGCCGCACGGGCCAGGGAAGCCGCAAGAAAAGCCAAAGAACTGATTCGAAGAAAAGGCGCCTTGGATGGCGGATCACTGCCAGGAAAATTGGCTGACTGCTCCGAAAAAGATCCCCAATTCAGTGAACTCTATCTTGTGGAGGGTGATTCGGCCGGCGGATCGGCGAAGCAGGGGCGTGATCGACGTTCGCAAGCGATCCTTCCTCTCAAAGGCAAGATTCTGAATGTCGAAAAGGCTCGATTCGATAAAATGCTCGCCAGTGAGGAAATTCGAACGCTCATCATGGCCATCGGGACCGGAATCGGTCGGCCACGGGAGGATGCAGAAAAAGGCAAGGAAGATAAGGATGCCTTTGATATCAATCGAGCCCGTTATCACAAAATCATTATCATGACCGATGCTGATGTTGATGGCAGTCATATCCGGACTCTTCTCCTGACCTTCTTTTTCAGGCAAATGCCGGAACTAATCGAGCGGGGCTATATCTACATTGCCCAGCCTCCCTTGTTTAAGGTCAAAAAAGGGAAAGGCGAGAAGTATCTCAAAGATGAAGCGGCGATGAATACCTATTTGTCTAATCTCGCCGTGGAGGATACCCAGCTCTTTCTTCCGGAACAAAACGAATTTGTGACCAGGGATGAACTCATTCCGATATTGGATAAGCTGGTGGCATTTGAAGGGCTCTTAATCCGTCAGGGGCAAAAGCAAGTAGAGCCAGCGCTGCTCCGCGTGTTAGTGGATTTTCCGGAATTAACCAAAGATTTGTTAAAAAACCGTGGCGACTTGGAAGTATTGATCGAGGAGGCCACACGCCGGCTTCGCCTCGCATTCCCCGAAGGAACCGTGGATCTGACGATTCAAACCGATGAAGAGCACCAGGCCCACCATATCCTGTGTCGGGTGGCAGGGAATGGCAGTCAGAAATTTTTGAATCTAACTCACGACATGGTGGGATCTGCAGATTTCAGGGAATTACAAAAGATCGCTCCTTCGGCCTTGGGATTGGGACGACCCCCCTACCGCTTAAAACGCAAAGAGATCGAAACGGAATTTTCCACCAGTCAGGAGCTTGTGACAGAATTTTTAGAAACCGGGAAAAAGGGCATGTCCATTCAGCGATACAAAGGATTGGGCGAGATGAATCCGACACAATTGTGGGACACCACGATGAATCCAGAGACCCGGAGTCTCCTTCAGGTGACCTTGGAAGATACCACGGGAGTGGATGAAATCTTTACCATTTTGATGGGTGATGAGGTCGAGCCCCGCCGGAATTTCATTCAAAAGCATGCCCTGGAAGTTCGAAATTTGGATGTCTAGCAGGTGCCTGCGTTTGGTTATGTGACCCCGAATGTTGAGCCAGAGTACATCAAGTCAAAGTGCAGCACATGAAGGGTGATGAGCCCTTTCGAGGAGTGACGTATGCCGGTTGAACCACGTCTGACGCAAGTCGCCATCGAAGATGAAATGCGTTTGTCCTATTTGGACTACGCTATGAGCGTCATTGTCGGGCGGGCGTTGCCGGACGTGCGAGACGGGCTCAAGCCGGTTCATCGGCGCATCCTGTATGGCATGAATGAAATGGGTCTGGCTGCCGGGAAGCCCTACAGGAAATCCGCAAAAATTGTCGGCGAAATCATGGGTAACTATCACCCGCATGGTGATTCAGCCATTTACGACACGTTGGTTCGTATGGCCCAGGATTTCAATATGCGGTATCCCTTGGTGGATGGCCAGGGAAACTATGGCTCGGTTGATGGCGATCCGCCCGCAGCCATGCGCTACACCGAGGCCCGCTTAACCAAGCTGGCCGAGGAAATGCTGGTCGATATCGACCGGGAGACTGTCAATTTCACCCCGACGTACGATGAGTCGTCCCAAGAGCCCATCGTGTTGCCGGCTCGTATTCCGAATCTGTTAGTGAATGGAGCAGGAGGCATTGCGGTCGGGTATGCCACCAATATTCCCACGCACAATTTAGGCGAAGTCGTCGCCGCGCTGATTGCCCTTATTGAACGGCCCGAGGTGACCATTCGCGAACTCATGGAATACATTCCGGGGCCGGATTTCCCCACCGCCGGTTTTATTTATGGCACACAAGGGATCAAAGACGCCTATGAAACGGGACGAGGTCTCCTGTCTCTTCGGGCAAAAGCGGAAATAGAGGTCGATGAACGTACCGAGCGGTCGCGTATCATCGTGACGGAGCTGCCGTACCAGGTCAACAAGGCCAAGCTGATAGAAAAGATCGCCGAACTCATCCACGAAAAACGGGTGGAAGGGATTTCCGATCTTCGCGACGAATCCGACCGGGATGGACTTCGCGTGGTGATAGAACTCAAGAGAAACGAAAATGCGGCGGTCTTACTGAATCAACTCTATAAACACACCCAGATGCAAACGACCTTCGGAGTCATCATGTTGGCCTTGGTGGGGAACCGTCCTGAGGTGCTGACCCTCAAACAGATTTTGGCTGCGTTCCTTGAGCACCGTAAAGAAGTGGTGATTCGCCGGACGGCGTACGATCTTCGCAAAGCCGAAGAACGCGCCCACATCTTAGAAGGCTTGAGACGAGCCCTGGAGTTCCTGGATGAGGTCATTGCTCTCATCCGTGGAGCGTCTTCTCCGGAAACCGCCCGCCAGGGCCTGATGAGCCAGTTTACCTTGAGCGAGGTGCAAGCCACGGCCATCCTGGAAATGCGGTTGCAACGCTTAACCCAACTGGAACAGGACAAGCTCACACAGGAATATAACGAACTGGTCTCCCGCATTGCCCATTTGCGCACCATATTAGCGTCCGATGCGATGGTGCGACAAATCGTGAAACAGGAATTAGTCGAAATCAAAGAACAATATTCCGATGAACGACGAACACAGATCCTTCCTGCCGAAGCCGAGTTACAAATGGAAGATCTCATCGCGGAGGAAGAAGTCGTCGTCACCATTACGCATGCCGGTTATATTAAGCGGAATGCCGTTTCCATCTATCGGGCCCAACGCCGTGGTGGAAAAGGAAAAGTCGGCATGGGGGTCAAAGAAGAGGACTTTGTTGAACAAATCTTTACCGCCTCAACGCATGATTACCTGTTGTTCTTTACCGATGCCGGTCGCGTGTACTGGCTCAAAGTGTACCAGTTGCCGGATGTCGGGCGGTCCAGCAAAGGGAAAGCCATTGTGAATTTGTTGACCATCAGCCAGGGCGAGCGGGTCACCGCGACCCTGCCGGTCCGGGTGTTTGCCGAAGACCAGTATGTCGTGATGGCGACCCAAAAGGGCTATATCAAAAAAACCGATCTGGCTGCATTCAGCCATCCCCGGCAGGGCGGGATTATTGCGTTGACCCTGGAGGAAGGCGACCGGCTCATCGGCGTGGATATCACGGACGGCACGAGAGAAATTCTCCTGGGCACCCGAATGGGCATTGTCATTCGCTTTCGTGAGGAAGATGTCCGTCCGGTGGGACGAACAGCCCGTGGAGTCAGGGGCATCACATTGGCGACGGGCAATGAGGTCATCGGGATGGTCACGATTACCAGTCAAACGCAATCCTCCATTCTGACCGTCACCGAACGCGGGTATGGGAAACGGACCCAGGTGGAGGAGTACCGGCTTCAATCAAGGGCGGGCAAAGGCGTCATCAGCGTCAAAGTCACGGAGAAAAACGGGCCGGCCATTTCGTTCCATCAAGTCTGGGAATCCGATGAAATCATGCTCATGTCCGCAGAGGGCATGATCCTTCGCACCCGGATGGGAGATATCAGAGAAATCGGACGCAATGCCCAAGGGGTACGACTGATCCACTTGCCCGATGACGATCGGGTGGTGGGCGTCGCCAAACTCGCCGAGACAGATGAAGGCGATCTACCCGAAACGGATGACCTTAATGGCGG
This region includes:
- the gyrB gene encoding DNA topoisomerase (ATP-hydrolyzing) subunit B — translated: MESAKNPSQESAPTADRQHSDARYDADQIRVLEGLEAVQKRPAMYIGSTGVDGLHHMVYEVVDNSVDEHMAGYGNEIQVVLQVDGSVMVSDNGRGIPTGMHSTQKKSAAEVALTVLHAGGKFEEGAYKVSGGLHGVGISVVNALSEWLELEIWQNGEVFEQQYQRGKPQTPLTVAGITKKRGTKIIFKPDPLIFETVEFSFDVLAQRLRELAFLNKGLEICLRDDRTGKEKEQVFCYIGGIVSFVEHLNEAKSPIHPPIVVEVEKPEMILQLALQYNEGYSENLYSFANNINTREGGTHLIGFKSALTRTINSYATANDLFKKDSESLSGEDVREGLTAVVSVKIRNPQFEGQTKAKLGNSEVKGIVESAVNEALGSYLEENPSVAKKIVGKSVDAARAREAARKAKELIRRKGALDGGSLPGKLADCSEKDPQFSELYLVEGDSAGGSAKQGRDRRSQAILPLKGKILNVEKARFDKMLASEEIRTLIMAIGTGIGRPREDAEKGKEDKDAFDINRARYHKIIIMTDADVDGSHIRTLLLTFFFRQMPELIERGYIYIAQPPLFKVKKGKGEKYLKDEAAMNTYLSNLAVEDTQLFLPEQNEFVTRDELIPILDKLVAFEGLLIRQGQKQVEPALLRVLVDFPELTKDLLKNRGDLEVLIEEATRRLRLAFPEGTVDLTIQTDEEHQAHHILCRVAGNGSQKFLNLTHDMVGSADFRELQKIAPSALGLGRPPYRLKRKEIETEFSTSQELVTEFLETGKKGMSIQRYKGLGEMNPTQLWDTTMNPETRSLLQVTLEDTTGVDEIFTILMGDEVEPRRNFIQKHALEVRNLDV
- the gyrA gene encoding DNA gyrase subunit A is translated as MPVEPRLTQVAIEDEMRLSYLDYAMSVIVGRALPDVRDGLKPVHRRILYGMNEMGLAAGKPYRKSAKIVGEIMGNYHPHGDSAIYDTLVRMAQDFNMRYPLVDGQGNYGSVDGDPPAAMRYTEARLTKLAEEMLVDIDRETVNFTPTYDESSQEPIVLPARIPNLLVNGAGGIAVGYATNIPTHNLGEVVAALIALIERPEVTIRELMEYIPGPDFPTAGFIYGTQGIKDAYETGRGLLSLRAKAEIEVDERTERSRIIVTELPYQVNKAKLIEKIAELIHEKRVEGISDLRDESDRDGLRVVIELKRNENAAVLLNQLYKHTQMQTTFGVIMLALVGNRPEVLTLKQILAAFLEHRKEVVIRRTAYDLRKAEERAHILEGLRRALEFLDEVIALIRGASSPETARQGLMSQFTLSEVQATAILEMRLQRLTQLEQDKLTQEYNELVSRIAHLRTILASDAMVRQIVKQELVEIKEQYSDERRTQILPAEAELQMEDLIAEEEVVVTITHAGYIKRNAVSIYRAQRRGGKGKVGMGVKEEDFVEQIFTASTHDYLLFFTDAGRVYWLKVYQLPDVGRSSKGKAIVNLLTISQGERVTATLPVRVFAEDQYVVMATQKGYIKKTDLAAFSHPRQGGIIALTLEEGDRLIGVDITDGTREILLGTRMGIVIRFREEDVRPVGRTARGVRGITLATGNEVIGMVTITSQTQSSILTVTERGYGKRTQVEEYRLQSRAGKGVISVKVTEKNGPAISFHQVWESDEIMLMSAEGMILRTRMGDIREIGRNAQGVRLIHLPDDDRVVGVAKLAETDEGDLPETDDLNGGMPDEPAAPTE